AGAAAGTTTATGGGCAGAAGCATATGGGGGCGTATCTGTAAAACATGGGAGAAGCTCCATCCCCTTCTCATTTTTACTATTGGTAAtggtaagaaaaaaaattgatttttgaaatgaCCCGTGACACTCTAGCGGAAAATTGTCAGACACTTATCAAGATCTTTTTGAGATCTCTAATAAAAAAGAGGCTAAAGTGGCAGACTGTTTTCGTCTCTCATCTAACCAAATTGTTTGGAAGTTCCTTTAAATAGACGACTTTCCACCGAAGAGGAGGGGAGACAAGTTCTCCTCATAGATGTTCTTACCAACATTTCGATTAATCTAGAGACTAACGAAAGTTTACTCTATCTAGCTCTCCTGATTTTAAAACTAGCTACATTTATCACGCGTCTCTCCAAAATACTCAATCCCAATTTCTTTGGAAAAAGGTGTGgaaatcaaaaatttcatcaaaaatctcattttttggtTGGGAAGCTATTAATGGAGGAGTCTTTACAACAAACAAACTGAAAAAGAAAGGATTTCATCTCGCTAGCAGATGCAACATTTGTTTGAAAAGTGAAGAATCCATTGATCACAATCTTCTACATTGTGACTTTGCCAAGAGCATCTGGGCTCTTCTGCAAAACCTTCTTCAATTTCAATGGGATACACCATCAAAAGTCGTTGATTTTTAGGTCAAATGGATTAAATTGTGTTCTAGCAACAAAATTACAGATGACTGAAACTAAAACCCAGCATCATGTGGTGGATaatttagaaagaaagaaatagaaaaGTTTTTGAAAGGAAAAGTTATGGATACGAGCGTCTCAAAAGATTTATGTTACACGCGTTCGCCTCACTCCGAAAAAGAGGGGCTTATACggaattagatttttttttatcttattggcatttaatattcttatgttgtttttttatttattattttatttttttatttcttttttgttacgTTTGAAAGCATTTGCgttaaaaaatgaagaaaatattaaaaagaaggCAAATTACCTGAGCGGCCCTCTAATTACTCcgatcgctcacttttagccctcaaattaatttttagtacAAATCGTACATTCAACTTTTAGAAAGATCACCAATGACCattccgtcaactttttggttaaatataacgtcttaagtttaaaatatttttttatatatattatttttaatcattatttttttaatatttatattaattattaaatgcttatatatatatatataattttttttatatagataatatatatatatatatatattatttatttttaactatatctatatttataaaaaaaattaattttttatatatatattatctttaatcattaatttatatatatatatataatatatattttaaaaaattatttgaaggcTAAAAATAAGGTTACCTTCCGACTACTCAATAACTTTTAactcttaaatataaattaatgattaaagaaaatatatatatatatatatatatatatatattatatatatatattatacaaattattttaaattttattttatataaatataaatataaatatgcatatgtatagataaaaataaataatatatatataaaaaatttaataattatataaatataaaaattaataataatatatatatatataagcatttaataattatatatataaatataaaaaataataattaaaaataatatataaaaaataatattttaagcttaaacCGTTATGTTTAACCAAAAATTTGACGGAGGAAAGgacgatttgttttaaaaaaaataatttgaagttaaAAATGAGTGATTTAAGTAATTAAAGGGCCGCctaaataatttgacccaaccataattttaaaattttaaaaaatggtcatTTCACATACATGCCTAAAAAGtcatttttgtaaaaattattgggcctattttatttttggaatttgaactatttttgaggttattttatcaaatttccctcCCTCCCATATGAAGAacgaatttatatttattcgaCTAAATGaggtttttttcttaaatatgaaaacaatgattatttatatttttgttcattCTCATatacattaacaaaaatatatatatttttttttaaacttgtcACTAACTAATTTtagagaaacaaaaacaaaaatgtttttaaaatggaaaataatatcataacaATCCACATCAAACAGGCTTTAAATGTTATCTTTTTTGTGCTCCAAAACAAATTTGACTGTCTGACCAATATTTTATTCTCCAATTAAGTAAAATGACTTTGAACCCATATATATGCTAAGAAAAGGCACTGTTTTTTACTATTCAAAATTGCTGCAATTATTTGGAATTTTTACCATCTAAAGTTTTATGGTCAAATTTAGCATTTAATCTACAAACATGCTTAGACATGATATAACATGACATCAAACACAACAAAGTTGACCAACCAACTACATTATCTATATTATCCCAAATCTAATATACATTTTGTTAATCATTCATCATAAGATTAGATTAGTTAAACACAAAGTCATGAGTTTAAACCTTCATGACTATGTTTCATCGTTAAACGAAGAGGCTGCAGATACATAAGAAGTACTTGAATCGGATGATGATTTTGGAATAACCGCAATCCCAATGAGAAGATCAACAAATGCTCCAATTATAAACCCATGATTAATCTTCCCATTCATTTTCAAATACCAACACAACAATTCTCCCAAGAATTCCCAATCACTCAGCCCATGACTCTCCACCATCTCCTCCATAGATCGTCGAAAATCCCCATAAGGATCGGCCGACTCCATAGCCAGCGCCACTCCATTTATGCTTTCGTTGGTCTTCGGTTCCTTCATGAGTGACCTTGTGTTGCCCGGCTCGAAGAAAAGCCTCTCGGACTTGATCAAACCACGAATGGTTGAAGGGTCGAGAGGGAGCTCGTCGGAATTATCATCGTCTGTCGTGTGACTTAGTAATGATAATTCTGACGAGCTCGTGAACCACGATTCGGGAATGGCGAACCGTGGTTCGTTTTCGTCGTAGAAGACTGAATTGACGGTTTTGAAGATTTCTTGACCGGCACGGAATGAGAGAGTGTTTGTGTGTCTACACAAAGGCCATTGCCATGGTTGATGATGATTACTTCTTCCAACCTTGTTGTTCTTGAAGATAAATGGGAGCTTCATCGTgttgaagaataaaataaaaatgggttTAAATCATGATGGGAGATTTTATCCGTGAAAGAGAGCTATGGGAGGATGAGGTTTTTAATAAAGAGTGGGGGCAGAGGAAGGTGGAGAGGAAATGGGAGAGAGGTAAGAAAGTATATATCATGTGGGTATTTAATGttgaattttttcttattttaaatcacttattttatttctttttctctttaaaataaaatcaaactctTTTATTAATCACCCAAATTGAAAAGTGagaatcacaaaaataaataaacaaatgaaaCAGTGCAAATAGAGTTACTCCCGGTCCCattaacaatgaaaaaaaacacTGACCATAAAATTCCAGCTGAGAGTCAATACGA
This is a stretch of genomic DNA from Impatiens glandulifera chromosome 4, dImpGla2.1, whole genome shotgun sequence. It encodes these proteins:
- the LOC124936964 gene encoding transcription repressor OFP13; translated protein: MKLPFIFKNNKVGRSNHHQPWQWPLCRHTNTLSFRAGQEIFKTVNSVFYDENEPRFAIPESWFTSSSELSLLSHTTDDDNSDELPLDPSTIRGLIKSERLFFEPGNTRSLMKEPKTNESINGVALAMESADPYGDFRRSMEEMVESHGLSDWEFLGELLCWYLKMNGKINHGFIIGAFVDLLIGIAVIPKSSSDSSTSYVSAASSFNDET